Proteins from a single region of Heterodontus francisci isolate sHetFra1 chromosome 29, sHetFra1.hap1, whole genome shotgun sequence:
- the LOC137346072 gene encoding zinc finger and BTB domain-containing protein 12-like isoform X2 codes for MTSGEVLRFQFLHHESATLRKMNQLRMEDRFCDVTIVADQLRFPGHRVVLAACSPFLRDQFLLNPSKEVQVALSDGAEMVSRLLLSCYTGALDFPFKDVVNYLTTASYLQMDHVVEECRRALSRYVDPRIEIKEDGSMAEVRPGVWWPTVGCPAAPRDHAQDDAQEEAELKSESEENEEADDVYVIIDADSPEGEPSGSLPRPPRQPAYPGPPYDLSEATDDEEGCLLIGGDFPEDEDSSASEECGGKCPGRPGAPPNPNPSPRAPPTPYSQPIHCSECTQAFQHPEQLVAHMKVHKLFMCPRCGKVFSQRVNLARHVHVHTGIKPYLCTTCGKTFTQNRSLKDHMNLHSGARPHHCHYCNMSFAHKPALRRHLKEQHGKTTAENCKLAQLNLASSETGLL; via the coding sequence ATGACTTCAGGAGAGGTTCTGCGCTTCCAGTTCCTGCACCATGAATCAGCCACACTCCGGAAGATGAACCAGCTGCGGATGGAGGACCGTTTCTGCGACGTGACTATCGTAGCGGATCAGCTGAGGTTCCCGGGTCACCGGGTGGTGCTGGCGGCCTGCTCCCCCTTCCTGCGCGACCAGTTCCTCCTCAACCCGTCCAAGGAGGTGCAGGTGGCGCTGAGCGACGGGGCGGAGATGGTGTCCCGACTGCTGCTGTCCTGCTACACCGGGGCACTGGACTTCCCCTTTAAAGACGTGGTGAACTACCTGACGACGGCCAGCTACTTGCAGATGGACCACGTGGTGGAGGAGTGCAGGCGGGCACTGTCCCGCTATGTCGACCCCCGCATTGAGATCAAGGAGGATGGCAGCATGGCGGAGGTCCGGCCGGGGGTCTGGTGGCCCACAGTGGGGTGCCCTGCCGCACCCAGGGACCATGCCCAGGACGACGCCCAGGAGGAGGCCGAGCTCAAGTCAGAgtcggaggagaatgaagaggccgATGACGTCTACGTGATCATCGACGCGGACAGCCCAGAGGGAGAACCTTCCGGAAGCCTTCCGCGTCCCCCCCGCCAGCCGGCCTACCCGGGGCCGCCCTACGACCTCTCCGAGGCCACTGATGACGAAGAGGGCTGCTTGCTGATCGGAGGGGACTTCCCGGAAGACGAGGACAGTTCGGCCAGCGAGGAGTGCGGTGGCAAGTGCCCGGGGAGACCGGGGgctccccccaaccccaaccccagtcCCCGGGCTCCTCCCACGCCCTACTCTCAGCCCATCCACTGCAGCGAGTGCACCCAGGCCTTCCAGCACCCCGAGCAGCTGGTGGCCCACATGAAGGTCCACAAGCTGTTCATGTGCCCCAGGTGTGGCAAAGTGTTTAGCCAGAGGGTCAACCTGGCCAGGCACGTGCACGTCCACACTGGCATCAAGCCCTACCTCTGCACCACATGCGGCAAGACCTTCACCCAGAACCGCTCGCTCAAGGACCACATGAACCTGCACAGCGGAGCCCGGCCTCACCACTGTCACTACTGCAACATGTCCTTCGCACACAAACCTGCTCTTCGCAGGCACCTCAAAGAGCAGCATGGCAAAACTACGGCAGAGAACTGCAAACTAGCACAACTCAACCTGGCCAGCTCAGAAACTGGGCTTCTGTAG